Proteins encoded in a region of the Cytobacillus pseudoceanisediminis genome:
- a CDS encoding sulfite exporter TauE/SafE family protein — translation MDLTFLFVIFLIGFIGSYISGMVGIGGSIIKYPMLLYIPPLFGLAAFSAHEVTGISAVQVFFATIGGVWAYRKGGYLNKTLIIYMGSAILIGSLIGSYGSRFMTEGGINLVYGVLALIAAVMMFVPKKGLDDIPLDQVKFNKWLAAFFALIVGIGAGIVGAAGAFLLVPIMLVVLKIPTRMTIATSLAITFISSIGSTAGKLATGQVDYIPAAIMIIASLIASPLGAAAGKRVNTKILQVILSVLILATSIKIWMDIL, via the coding sequence ATGGATTTGACCTTTTTATTCGTTATATTTTTAATTGGTTTTATCGGGTCTTACATTTCCGGCATGGTAGGAATTGGAGGCTCAATCATTAAATATCCTATGCTCTTATACATTCCGCCATTATTTGGATTAGCTGCTTTTTCTGCTCACGAAGTAACCGGAATCAGTGCAGTACAGGTGTTTTTTGCAACAATCGGGGGTGTCTGGGCTTACAGAAAAGGCGGATACCTGAATAAAACACTTATTATTTATATGGGTTCAGCAATACTAATCGGAAGTTTAATCGGAAGCTACGGTTCAAGGTTTATGACTGAAGGCGGCATCAATCTTGTATATGGGGTATTGGCTTTAATAGCGGCAGTCATGATGTTCGTGCCGAAAAAGGGCTTGGATGATATACCCTTGGATCAAGTAAAGTTCAATAAATGGCTTGCAGCCTTCTTTGCTTTGATCGTCGGCATCGGAGCTGGAATCGTAGGTGCAGCAGGTGCATTTTTACTTGTTCCTATTATGCTGGTTGTATTGAAGATCCCTACAAGGATGACGATTGCGACATCACTGGCCATTACATTTATTTCATCGATTGGATCTACAGCTGGCAAATTGGCAACCGGACAGGTGGACTATATTCCTGCTGCCATAATGATCATTGCCAGCTTAATTGCTTCACCATTAGGAGCAGCTGCAGGAAAGAGAGTGAATACAAAAATCCTCCAAGTCATATTGTCTGTTTTAATTCTGGCAACATCAATCAAAATTTGGATGGATATTTTATAA
- a CDS encoding DsrE/DsrF/DrsH-like family protein: MDKKKTTIVLFSGDYDKVMAAYIIANGAAAYDHEVTIFHTFWGLNALRKDESIQVKKSFMEKMFGKMMPRGPEKMGLSKMNMAGMGPKMIKDIMKKHNTMPVKDLIEMAKEQDIKLVACQMTVDLLGFKPDEIIDGVEYAGVAAYLADAEDGNVNLFI; encoded by the coding sequence ATGGATAAGAAGAAAACAACAATTGTTCTATTTAGCGGAGATTATGACAAGGTGATGGCAGCTTATATCATTGCCAACGGAGCAGCTGCTTATGACCATGAGGTAACAATCTTTCACACTTTTTGGGGACTGAATGCTCTAAGGAAAGATGAGTCTATTCAAGTGAAAAAATCATTTATGGAAAAAATGTTTGGAAAAATGATGCCTAGAGGTCCTGAAAAAATGGGTCTTTCAAAAATGAATATGGCTGGCATGGGTCCTAAAATGATTAAAGATATTATGAAAAAGCACAACACGATGCCAGTAAAGGATTTGATTGAAATGGCAAAAGAGCAGGATATAAAGCTGGTAGCCTGTCAGATGACAGTTGATCTTCTGGGCTTTAAACCAGATGAAATTATTGATGGCGTTGAATATGCTGGTGTAGCAGCCTACTTGGCTGATGCAGAAGATGGAAATGTAAACTTATTCATCTAA
- a CDS encoding YitT family protein, which produces MNVSLETAVGANVHKGLTKGKLAKRIFFIILGAILMGVGIEEFLVPNKILDGGIVGISIILSHMSGWKLGWFIFILNIPFFYIGYKQIGKTFALSTLLGIAVLSATTLLLHDVPVFTEDLLLATVFGGIVLGFGVGMVIRYGGSLDGTEILAILVNKKLPFSVGEIIMFFNVFIFATAGFVFGWDRAMYSILAYFIAFKTIDVVISGLDESKSAWIISEQHKIIGEAILARLGRGVTYLNGEGAYTGDDKKVIFCVITRLEEAKLKSIVEEIDPSAFLAVADIAEVRGGRFKKKAIH; this is translated from the coding sequence ATGAACGTTTCACTTGAGACTGCTGTTGGAGCAAATGTACATAAAGGGTTGACTAAAGGCAAGCTTGCAAAAAGAATTTTCTTCATCATACTTGGAGCCATACTTATGGGGGTCGGAATCGAAGAATTCCTAGTGCCCAATAAAATTCTGGATGGCGGAATAGTAGGAATCTCCATTATCCTCTCCCACATGTCCGGCTGGAAACTCGGCTGGTTTATTTTCATCTTAAATATCCCATTTTTTTACATAGGATACAAACAAATAGGGAAAACCTTTGCTTTGTCTACATTGCTGGGCATTGCGGTATTATCAGCCACTACCCTCCTCTTGCATGATGTTCCCGTATTTACAGAGGACTTGCTGTTAGCTACAGTATTTGGCGGTATTGTTCTTGGCTTCGGGGTCGGAATGGTGATCAGATATGGGGGATCTTTAGATGGAACAGAGATTCTGGCCATTCTGGTAAATAAAAAACTACCGTTCTCTGTCGGGGAAATTATTATGTTTTTCAATGTCTTCATTTTTGCTACTGCAGGCTTTGTTTTCGGCTGGGACCGTGCCATGTATTCAATCCTTGCCTATTTCATTGCTTTCAAGACTATTGATGTTGTCATCAGCGGGCTGGATGAATCCAAATCCGCCTGGATTATCAGCGAACAGCACAAGATAATCGGCGAAGCGATTCTTGCCCGGCTTGGACGAGGCGTTACCTACTTAAATGGGGAAGGTGCATACACTGGGGATGACAAAAAAGTAATTTTTTGTGTCATAACCAGACTTGAAGAAGCAAAGTTAAAATCAATTGTCGAAGAAATAGATCCGAGTGCTTTTTTAGCAGTAGCTGATATTGCTGAAGTCAGAGGCGGCAGATTTAAAAAGAAAGCCATTCACTAA